From a single Arachis hypogaea cultivar Tifrunner chromosome 3, arahy.Tifrunner.gnm2.J5K5, whole genome shotgun sequence genomic region:
- the LOC112789177 gene encoding probable jasmonic acid carboxyl methyltransferase 1 → MSSLIKRTQDKDLGKGMDRQQVVLHMNHGMGDNSYAHNSIIQKKVMREAKGIVEESIKRLYTIIPIHCFKVADLGCSSGPNALQMVSNVIDIVDTTTSNLNLKPPVFQFFLNDLFGNDFNSIFKSLPQFSEIIEEEKGHKLGPCFINATPGTFYKRLFPNNFSHFVHSSFSLHWLSQVPKKLFNKENIHLTSTSPPRMHKAYLEQFQNDFKLFLKLRSQELVSEGGMVLTLFGREETRDMRTAWRLFGVTLNDMLLENLIEETKLESFNLPLYDPTIEEAKEVIEDEGSFTLQRLESVIMGWDGNINEGVDDNNKLDLNMRAQFITKQQRAALEPLLKAQFGENVMDELFLRFKNKVAELMEEKILEFPTLIISLIKKA, encoded by the exons ATGAGCAGCTTAATTAAGAGAACAC AAGACAAAGACTTAGGAAAAGGAATGGATAGGCAGCAAGTGGTCCTCCACATGAACCATGGCATGGGAGATAATAGCTATGCTCATAACTCTATCATTCAG AAAAAGGTGATGAGGGAGGCAAAAGGCATAGTAGAAGAGAGTATCAAGAGGTTATATACTATTATTCCTATTCATTGTTTTAAGGTGGCTGACTTAGGCTGTTCTTCGGGACCAAATGCTCTTCAAATGGTATCTAATGTCATCGACATTGTTGATACTACTACTTCTAACTTGAATCTCAAACCACCGGTTTTTCAATTCTTCTTGAATGATCTATTTGGGAATGACTTCAATAGCATCTTTAAATCACTCCCTCAATTCTCGGAAATcatagaagaagagaagggacACAAATTGGGTCCATGTTTTATCAATGCAACTCCAGGGACATTCTACAAGAGGCTATTTCCTAACAATTTCTCCCACTTTGTTCATTCCTCTTTTAGTCTTCATTGGCTTTCTCAG GTTCCAAAGAAGTTgtttaataaggaaaatatacatttaacaagCACAAGTCCTCCAAGAATGCACAAAGCATATCTTGAACAATTCCAAAACGACTTTAAATTATTTCTGAAATTACGTTCACAAGAGCTGGTGTCAGAAGGTGGGATGGTTCTGACTCTATTTGGAAGGGAGGAAACTCGTGACATGAGAACTGCTTGGAGGCTATTTGGCGTAACACTCAATGACATGCTCTTAGAg AATTTGATCGAAGAGACAAAATTGGAGTCGTTTAATTTACCATTGTATGACCCAACAATAGAGGAAGCTAAAGAAGTAATTGAGGATGAAGGATCTTTCACTCTTCAAAGGCTAGAATCTGTGATAATGGGTTGGGATGGAAACATAAACGAAGGTGTTGATGACAACAATAAACTTGATCTAAATATGAGGGCACAGTTTATAACCAAACAACAAAGAGCTGCTTTAGAACCACTTTTGAAGGCACAATTTGGAGAAAATGTGATGGACGAATTGTTTCTCAGGTTTAAGAATAAAGTTGCCGAATTGATGGAGGAAAAGATATTGGAATTTCCTACTCTCATAATCTCGCTAATTAAGAAGGCTTAG